From Polaribacter haliotis:
TTTGTGAGGTTAGTTTGTGGCGTGTGTAAGCTTAAAACATTAGCATTTTCTTGTAATTCTTGCAATGAAACTTGCATACAATTTTCATCGCCAACATTTGGTTTTAAATCGTAACAAAGAACATTTACATCGAAACCACGCAATTTTTTTGCGAAAGATTTTCCCATGTTTCCATAACCAATTAAACCAACCGTTTTTCCATCGAGTTCTATTCCGCGATTTTCTTCACGCAACCATTTTCCGTTTCTAACTTCTTTATCGGCTTTATTCAACTTATTAAAAAGCGATAATAACATTCCTAAAGAATGTTCGCCAACTGCATTTCTGTTTCCTTCTGGTGCAGCAATTAATTCGATATTTTTAGATGTTGCATAATCACAATCGATATTTTCTAAACCAGCACCAACTCTTCCAATAAACTTTAAATTTGTGGCTTTGTCCAGGAAGTTTTTATCAATAGAAAACCTACTTCTAATTATAAAACCATCGTAATTATGAATTTTTGCTTCAATTTCTTCTTTTGAAGACGTGTAATCTTCATCATTAGTGAAACCCAACTCACAGAGTTGTTTCAGTAGAAGTGGATGGTTTGTATCTAAATGTAGGATTTTCATTTTAATATTTTTTAATTATTTTGATGATTGAACCAACAGTAATAAAAAATAAAGTTCCAATAGAAAGAAATTTTAGAGATTCTTTAACTCTCTCTATAAAACTCATTGTATCAATTATATTTTTTTCAACATCAAAAAATGAACTGTTATATAAGAATTCTGTAAATACTTTATTAAGTAAGAACACTCTGATAAAACTTGAGAAAAAAGAAATTAACAAACCAATTAAAATAAAATATTTAATTGAGAAAACTAAACCCCTTTTTTTATAAAAAAAGAAAGTAATTACAGGAATTATTAATAAAATTAAAAAACTAAAAAAACCATTTTGTAGCTCAAAAAGCTTTAAATTATATAAACTCAAAAACATTAATGAATGAAATAATGCGCTTTCAAGTAATATAATAAAAATAAGCTCCTTCTTTAATTTTTTAAGAATTTCACCCACCTAATAATCTATTTTAATACTGCTCCTTATCACTTGGAAAATCGCCACTTTTTACATCGGTAATATAGCTTTCAAAAGCGCCAGTCATATCTTTATATAAATCTAAATATCTACGTAAAAAACGAGGATGAAATTCGTGTGTCATTCCAATCATATCATGGGTAACTAAAACCTGTCCATCAACACCATTTCCAGCGCCAATTCCAATTACAGGAATAGAAATTGCATCTGCAACTTGCTTTGCTAATTTTGCAGGAACTTTCTCTAAAACAATGGCAAAACAACCAATTCTTTCGAGCATTAAAGCATCTTCCATTAATTGTTCTGCTTCTTCTTCCTCTTTAGCTCTAACAGTATACGTTCCGAATTTATAAATAGATTGTGGCGTTAAACCCAAATGGCCCATTACAGGAATTCCGGCATTTAAAATACGTTTTATAGATTCTTTTACTTCTTTTCCACCTTCTAATTTTATAGAATGTCCTCCAGATTCTTTCATAATTCGAATCGCAGAACGCAAGGCTTCTTTTGGGTCCGATTGGTAACTTCCGAAAGGTAAATCTACCACCACCAAACAACGCTCAATAGCTCTAACCACAGAACTTGCATGATAAATCATTTGATCTAAAGTAATTGGCAACGTAGTTTCATGCCCAGCCATAACATTAGAAGCAGAATCGCCAACTAATAAAACATCGATTCCTGCACTATCTAAAATTTTTGCCATGGTATAATCATAGGCAGTAAGCATAGAGATTTTTTCTCCATTGGCTTTCATATCAACCAAAGATTTTACAGTTACACGTTTATATTGCTTTTTAGCTGTAGACATATTTTTAAGTTTTTACTTTTGGTAAAAGTAAGAAAAAGCAATAGATGTTCTGCATATTTTCAATTTTCTGAAAACTAAAGGTTTAAATAACTGTAATATTAATTTAGTAGCTTTAGCTTTTTAAAAATCAATAAATTATGATTCGCATTGTCACACTTTTAATTATTATTACTTTTTCTACCACTATTTCTGGACAAAAAAATAAAGAGGAAATTGCCATAAAAAGCGTTATTGATACTTTTTTTGAAGGCTTGCATAAAGGCGATAGTACACTTATGAAATCTACTTTACATAGAGAAGTGAAAATTCAAACAACATCAACAAATAAAGAGGGCAATAAAATATTAATTACAGATAGTTTAGAAAAATTACTTACGGGTGTTGCCAATAAAAAACCGTCGCACATTTATTTAGAAAAACTGACTTCAATAGACATTAAAATTGATGGAAATTTAGCTTCAGTTTGGACACCTTACGAATTTTATTTCAATGGAAAGTTTAGTCATTGTGGAGCGAACTCTTTTCAGCTTTTTAACAACAATGGCATTTGGCAAATAATTTATTTGGTAGATATGAGAAGAAGAGAAAATTGCGAAACTTTAAAAGAAAAAAAATAGCAGTATATTTGTCGCTTTAATAACAAAATGGCAGAAGATATAAACACGATAAATTCCAATAAATGGATTGATAATTACGCAGATTACCTGTTTAATTATGCAATTTCTCGTGTTAATAATAGCGATTTAGCAAAAGATTTAGTGCAAGATACTTTCTTTGCTGGATTAAAATCTGCTAAAAATTTCCAAGGAAAATCTACAGAAAGAACTTGGTTAGTTTCCATTTTAAAAAGAAAAATTATAGATTATTATCGTAAAATTAATTCTAAAAAAGGGAAAGCCGAAGTTAGAATGAATTTTTATGATGATGGAGAAAATGAAGGAAATTGGTTAGAAGAAAGAGTTCCACAAAATTGGGAAAATCAATCTGAAAAAAGTATAGAAACAGAAGAACTTAAAAATCAATTAGAAGCTTGTATCGATAATTTGCCCGAAAAGTATGCTTTGGTTTTTCGTTTAAAGACAATTCAAGAGTTCGAAACTGAAGAAATTTGTAAGGAGTTAGATATTACTGCGTCAAATTTATGGGTTATCATTCACAGAGCTAGAACACAGCTTAGAAAATGTATGGAAGATAACTGGTTTAATAATTAGAAAATGTTCAAAAAACTAATAATAACTTGCGACGAAGCCACTGCCATTTGCGATAAAAATCAATATGGAGAAGCAACAATTTCAGAGCTTATAAAGTTGAATATTCACTTTATTAAATGTAGAATATGCGCTTTATATACTAAACAAAATATAAGGATGACAAAAATTTACAAAGGCCATTCTAAGAGTTGCAAACAAATAACACATTGCATGTCTTCGAAAGACAAAGAAAACTTAAAAAAAACAATGGAAGAAAGTAGTATTTAAAAACACTTCCTAATAATATTAAAAACGGAACTTATAAAATATAAGTTCCGTTTTTTTGTACTTTTGAAAACCAGATTATTAGACTTATAGTTTTTATGATATTTAGATAAAAAATCCCAGAATTCTAGTAACCTAACCATCAAAAAATATTTAAATAAATGCACTTTCTACCCGAAAATATAGACAATTACGTAGTTGCACATTCGCAACAAGAGCCTAAAATATTACAAGAATTAACGAAAGAAACTTGGCAAAAAGTTCTAAACCCAAGAATGTTAAGTGGTGCTTTTCAAGGGAGAGTTTTATCGATGATTTCTAAATTAACTTCACCCAAAAATATTCTTGAAATAGGAACTTACACAGGTTATTCTGCACTTTGTTTGGCAGAAGGTTTGGCGAAAAATGGTGCTATTTTTACGATTGATAAAAATGAAGAATTAGAAACACTTCAAAATAAATACTTCGAAAAATCAGAATATCGAAATCAAATTACGCAGTTAGTTGGAAATGCCATAGAAATTATTCCAAAAATTAATGCAAAATTCGATTTGGTTTTTATAGATGCAGATAAATCTAACTATATTAATTACTTCCATTTAATTATTGATAAAATGAATTCTGGCGGCATTATTTTGTCTGACAATGTGCTTTGGAGTGGAAAAGTAGTAGAAAAACTAGACCCAAAAGATCTAGATACAAAAGTACTTTTAGAGTATAATAAATTATTAAATGAAGATGTTAGAATAGAAACTGTTTTGCTACCAATTAGAGATGGTTTAACAATAAGTAGAGTAAAATAATAATTCCTTCGAAGGCAGAAATCGATGCTTAATTTTAAAAAAGTAATTTAATTCTACAGATGCAAAAAAATCTAAAACTGTCTCTTTACAGGTCCAGTAAAATCGTCAATCCCGTCTTTTACAGAGTTAATTTCTTTATTAATGTCTTTCGTAAGATTCTTGGTATCTGCACCAATATTATCTGAACTATCTTTTATTTCTTGCTTAATATCGTTGGTTGCGTCTTTAATTTGACGCATTCCTTTCCCTAAACCTCTGGCAATTTCAGGAATTTTATCTGCACCAAAAACCATAACTACGATTAACATAATAACCATAATTTCTGGACCGCTAATAAAAAGTACAATCGAATTCATATTACAAAGATACAGAGTTATTTTAATAAATAGAAAACAACTTTTGTTTTAAATTATTGTAATTTTATCGAAACAAATAAAAGTCAATGAATCCCTTAATGTTATACCCTTATCAAATTATAATAATTTTTGCTATAATTATTATAATGGTTGTTACAGCAATGGTTTTAGCTTCCAAAAAAGAAAGTAATATTCGGTTTATTATTTGGGGAATTATTATTTTGTTTGTCCCATTTTTAGGTGCTTTGGCATATATTATTTCTTATTATTCTAACGAAAAGAAAGTAAAAACAACTTAAATAAGTTTTTTAAAAATTTAACTTTGCTTGTCGATCGTACATAATAATGCTTCCTGCTACAGAAACGTTTAAACTTAATTCTGACTTAAATTTTACTAAATGATGTGATTTTTCAATAGCTAATTTAGACATTCCATGATCTTCTGCACCTAATAAATACACACAACGTTTAGGGTGTTTAAAAGTCTCTAATTGAACCGCTTTTTCATCTAGTTCTACACCAACTAACATGGCACCTTTAGGTAGATTGTTAAAGAAATCTTCAAAAGTTTCGTAATGAAAATAAGGCATTGCACCAAAAGCTTTATGAGTATCGCAAGCTTGTTTTGCATACCTATTACCAATGGTAAATATAAAACTTGCGCCTAAATTTTGTGCAGAACGCCAAAGAACACCTAAATTTTCAGGAGTTTTTCCATTCTGAATTCCAATTCCGAAAAAACCTTGTTCTAAATTATTTACCATTACTTTTTTGTCAACATTCGCTTAATTTCGTTCAATTTCATTAACGCTTCAATTGGTGTTAACGTATCAATATTTGTTGATAAAATCTCATCTCTAATATTTTCTAACAATGGATCATCTAATTGAAAGAAACTTAACTGCATTTCTTCGTGTTGAGATTGTTTTAAAACGTCTTTAACTTCCGAGTTTTTATTGTTTTTCTCTAATTGAGCCAGTATTTTATTCGCTCTATGAATCACCATATTTGGCATTCCAGCAAGTTTTGCTACGTGAATACCAAAACTATGATTAGAGCCTCCAGAAACGAGCTTTCGAAGGAAAATAATATTGTCTTCCAATTCTTTTACTGACACATTAAAGTTTTTAATGCGCTCAAAAGTGGAAGTCATTTCATTTAATTCGTGATAATGTGTGGCAAATAACGTTTTTGCTTTGGATGGATGTTCGTGCAGAAACTCAGAAATTGCCCAAGCAATCGAAATTCCATCATAGGTTGAGGTTCCTCTTCCGATTTCATCTAATAAAATTAAACTTCTATTAGAAACATTATTCAAAATGGAAGCAGTTTCATTCATTTCTACCATAAAAGTAGATTCGCCCATAGAAATATTATCACTCGCACCAACTCTGGTAAAAATTTTGTCTACAATACCAATTTTTGCGTTTTGAGCAGGCACATAACTTCCCATTTGCGCTAATAAAACAATCAAAGCAGTTTGTCTTAAAATGGCTGATTTACCAGACATATTTGGCCCAGTAATCATAATTATTTGTTGCAAGTTTCTGTTTAAAACAACATCGTTAGCAATATACGTTTGGTCGATTGGCAACTGCTTTTCAATAACAGGATGTCTTCCATTTTTTATTTCTAAATCTGTGCTTTCATCCATAATTGGGCGCACATAATTGTTATCAATCGCTAAAACAGAAAAAGAGAGTAAACAGTCAATTTTTGCAATAATTTGTGCATTTTCTTGTACTTTTTGTACAAAACCGATGACATATTGCAATAATTTAGAAAAAATTTCTTGTTCTAATTTGGCAATTTTTTCTTCAGCACCTAAAATTTTTGTTTCGTATTCTTTTAATTCTTCAGTAATATAACGCTCTGCATTTACCAAGGTTTGCTTACGAATCCATTCTTCAGGTACTTTGTCTTTATGAGTGTTTCTAACTTCAATATAATATCCAAAAACATTGTTAAACGCAATCTTTAAACTGTTGATTCCTGTGCGTTCTGTTTCACGAGCTAACATATTGTCTAAATACTCTTTCCCAGAATTGGAAATCGCACGTAAATCGTCTAGTTCTTGATGAACACCAGAAGCAATTGCATTTCCTTTATTGATGTTTACAGGAGCATCATCAAACAGGGTTTCCGTAATTTTTTCAATTAAAACTTCGCAAGTATGCAACTGATTTCCGAGTTCTTTAACCGCTTTATTTTTACTTTTTTCTGAAGTTGTTTTTATAGGTAAAATGGCTTTTAAAGAATCTTTTAAAAGTACAATTTCTCTTGGCGAAGCTTTACCAGTTGCCACTTTAGAAATGAGTCTTTCTAAATCGGAAATTTGTTTTAGTTGATAGGTTACTGTTTTAGAAAAATCATCTGAATCTATAAAAAACTTTACCAATTCATGGCGATTTTTAATTTCAACAATGTTCTTCAAAGGCAAAGCCAACCAACGTTTTAACAATCGTCCACCCATTGGAGAAATGGTTTTGTCAATAACGTTTAAAAGTGTAACTGCATTTATAGAATTCGGATTATAAAGCTCCAAATTTCTGACCGTAAAACGATCCATCCAAACATAATTATCTTCTGCAATTCTGCTAATTTGTTGAATGTGTTTTAACTGATTGTGTTGTGTTTCCGATAAATAATACAACACTGCTCCAGCTGCAATAATTCCGTTTTTTAAATCTTGAACGCCAAAACCTTTTAATGTTTTTACCTCAAAATGATTCTGTAAAGTTTCGTTTGCATATTCTGCTTGAAAAACCCAATCATCCAAATAAAACGTATAATATCTGTTTTCAAACAGTTCTAAAAATTGTTGTTTGTGCTGTTTTTGAACCAAAACTTCACTTGGCGAAAAGTTTTGCAATAATTTATCTATGTATTCTTCATTTCCTTGAGCAACCAAATATTCGCCAGTAGAAACGTCTAAAAATGAAATTCCTAGTTGTTTTTTATCAAAATGAACAGCAGCAAGAAAGTTGTTTGTTTTGGTTTGTAAAACTTCGTCATTTAAAGAAACTCCAGGCGTAACCAATTCTGTAACACCACGTTTTACGATGGTTTTGGTCATTTTTGGGTCTTCTAACTGATCGCAAATTGCCACACGCATACCAGCTTTTACCAACTTTGGTAAATACGTATTTAAAGAATGATGAGGAAAACCTGCCAACGCAGTTTCAGTCTCACTTCCTGCGCCTCTTTTTGTTAAGGTAATTCCTAAAACACCAGCGGCTTTTTTAGCATCTTCACCAAAAGTTTCGTAAAAATCTCCCACACGAAAAAGCAACATTGCATCAGGATATTTATTCTTGATAGCATTGTACTGTTTCATTAAAGGCGTTACCTTTTTTGGTTTGGATTTTGCCAAGGTTTTGGAAATTTTCAGTTAGTTTTGCGAAGATAAAAATAGTAAGCAGTTTTCAGTAGCGGTTTGCAGTGAACTTATCCACAAAATATGAGAAAACTTAAAAATAACGAGTTAGGTAGAATTACGGTTGATGAATTTAAATCTGTTGAAAAAACGCCTTTAATTGTCGTTTTAGACAATATTAGAAGCTTAAATAATATTGGTTCCGTATTTAGAACTTCGGATGCTTTTCTGGTAGAAAAAATCTATTTATGTGGCATTTCTGCAACGCCACCAAATAAAGACATTCATAAAACTGCTTTGGGTGCAACAGAATCTGTGACTTGGGAATATGCTGAAGATACTTTGGAATTAGTTAAAAAATTGAAAGCAGAAAACATTAAAGTTTTGTCTATTGAACAAGCAGAAAATAGTACAAAGCTGAATACTTTTTTCCCAATAGAAAATGAAAAATACGCCATTGTAATGGGAAATGAAGTAAAAGGTGTGCAACAAGAAGTGGTTAATGCTTCTGATTTTTGTATTGAAATTCCACAATTAGGTACCAAACATTCTTTGAATATTTCTGTAACTACAGGGGTTGTAATTTGGGATTTGTTTTGTAAAATGAAGAAATAATTTATTTGTCATTCCTGTGTAGGCAGGAATTCAAACTACATTTTTTAAATACTCCAAAAACTTAAAGAATAACAATTCGTTTTTAGAAAAGTCTAGCCCAGATTGAACGACCTGTTTGAGCTCTTTTTTATTCTTTTTTGAATAAAAAAAGCGAGTAGTGAAAGCTGGAAATAGCTCCAAAAAAAACCTAAAAACCTAAAACTAACTTCGCAATAGAAAAGTAAATAAGAATTCCTAAAATATCGTTACTGGTTGTAATAAAAGGGCCAGTTGCTAATGCTGGATCTACGCCTCTTTTCGCCAAAATAATAGGAATAAATGTTCCAATAATCGAAGCAATTACAATTACCGAAATTAAGGAAGCCGCGACTGTAATCCCTAAATCTAAAGGAAAACCTAAAAACAACATTCCTGCAGACATTAGTAAAGCGGCTAAGACAAAACCGTTTAATAAACCTTGTAAAATCTCTTTTAAAAGTCGTTTAAAAAGCGAACCCTTTAAGCTATCGTTAGCTAAACCTTGCACAATAATTGCAGACGATTGTACACCAACATTACCAGCCATTGCTGCAATTAAAGGTGTAAAAAAGAACAATTCTGGATACTTATCCATGGCACCATCGAAACTTCCAAGAACAGAAACCGAAATAAAACCACCAAAAAGTGCCAAAATTAACCAAGGTAAACGTGCTTTTGTGAGTTCCCAAATTGTATCATTTGCTTCTACATCTTGCGAAAAACCTGCGGCCATTTGGTAATCTTTATCTGCTTCGTCTCTAATAACATCTACAATATCATCAATGGTAATTCTACCCACTAAAATGTTATTATCGTCTACAACAGGAATGGCTTCCAAATCGTATTTTGCCATTATTTTTGCAACTTCCTCATCATCTTCATGTACATTTACTGCATCTACTGTTGGTTTTAAAATATCGGCTATTTTTTGGTCGGATTTAGAAGTAATTAAGTCTTTTAAAGATAAACGACCTACCA
This genomic window contains:
- a CDS encoding 2-hydroxyacid dehydrogenase; translated protein: MKILHLDTNHPLLLKQLCELGFTNDEDYTSSKEEIEAKIHNYDGFIIRSRFSIDKNFLDKATNLKFIGRVGAGLENIDCDYATSKNIELIAAPEGNRNAVGEHSLGMLLSLFNKLNKADKEVRNGKWLREENRGIELDGKTVGLIGYGNMGKSFAKKLRGFDVNVLCYDLKPNVGDENCMQVSLQELQENANVLSLHTPQTNLTKNMVNANFINSFKKNFWLINTARGTSVVTKDLVSALKTGKILGAGLDVLEYEKTSFENLFSDDKMPDAFNYLIKSENVILSPHVAGWTVESKEKLAQTIVDKIKVKFC
- the panB gene encoding 3-methyl-2-oxobutanoate hydroxymethyltransferase — encoded protein: MSTAKKQYKRVTVKSLVDMKANGEKISMLTAYDYTMAKILDSAGIDVLLVGDSASNVMAGHETTLPITLDQMIYHASSVVRAIERCLVVVDLPFGSYQSDPKEALRSAIRIMKESGGHSIKLEGGKEVKESIKRILNAGIPVMGHLGLTPQSIYKFGTYTVRAKEEEEAEQLMEDALMLERIGCFAIVLEKVPAKLAKQVADAISIPVIGIGAGNGVDGQVLVTHDMIGMTHEFHPRFLRRYLDLYKDMTGAFESYITDVKSGDFPSDKEQY
- a CDS encoding nuclear transport factor 2 family protein, whose amino-acid sequence is MIRIVTLLIIITFSTTISGQKNKEEIAIKSVIDTFFEGLHKGDSTLMKSTLHREVKIQTTSTNKEGNKILITDSLEKLLTGVANKKPSHIYLEKLTSIDIKIDGNLASVWTPYEFYFNGKFSHCGANSFQLFNNNGIWQIIYLVDMRRRENCETLKEKK
- a CDS encoding sigma-70 family RNA polymerase sigma factor codes for the protein MAEDINTINSNKWIDNYADYLFNYAISRVNNSDLAKDLVQDTFFAGLKSAKNFQGKSTERTWLVSILKRKIIDYYRKINSKKGKAEVRMNFYDDGENEGNWLEERVPQNWENQSEKSIETEELKNQLEACIDNLPEKYALVFRLKTIQEFETEEICKELDITASNLWVIIHRARTQLRKCMEDNWFNN
- a CDS encoding O-methyltransferase, translated to MHFLPENIDNYVVAHSQQEPKILQELTKETWQKVLNPRMLSGAFQGRVLSMISKLTSPKNILEIGTYTGYSALCLAEGLAKNGAIFTIDKNEELETLQNKYFEKSEYRNQITQLVGNAIEIIPKINAKFDLVFIDADKSNYINYFHLIIDKMNSGGIILSDNVLWSGKVVEKLDPKDLDTKVLLEYNKLLNEDVRIETVLLPIRDGLTISRVK
- a CDS encoding Sec-independent protein translocase subunit TatA/TatB is translated as MNSIVLFISGPEIMVIMLIVVMVFGADKIPEIARGLGKGMRQIKDATNDIKQEIKDSSDNIGADTKNLTKDINKEINSVKDGIDDFTGPVKRQF
- a CDS encoding RNA methyltransferase, with the translated sequence MVNNLEQGFFGIGIQNGKTPENLGVLWRSAQNLGASFIFTIGNRYAKQACDTHKAFGAMPYFHYETFEDFFNNLPKGAMLVGVELDEKAVQLETFKHPKRCVYLLGAEDHGMSKLAIEKSHHLVKFKSELSLNVSVAGSIIMYDRQAKLNF
- the mutS gene encoding DNA mismatch repair protein MutS, which gives rise to MAKSKPKKVTPLMKQYNAIKNKYPDAMLLFRVGDFYETFGEDAKKAAGVLGITLTKRGAGSETETALAGFPHHSLNTYLPKLVKAGMRVAICDQLEDPKMTKTIVKRGVTELVTPGVSLNDEVLQTKTNNFLAAVHFDKKQLGISFLDVSTGEYLVAQGNEEYIDKLLQNFSPSEVLVQKQHKQQFLELFENRYYTFYLDDWVFQAEYANETLQNHFEVKTLKGFGVQDLKNGIIAAGAVLYYLSETQHNQLKHIQQISRIAEDNYVWMDRFTVRNLELYNPNSINAVTLLNVIDKTISPMGGRLLKRWLALPLKNIVEIKNRHELVKFFIDSDDFSKTVTYQLKQISDLERLISKVATGKASPREIVLLKDSLKAILPIKTTSEKSKNKAVKELGNQLHTCEVLIEKITETLFDDAPVNINKGNAIASGVHQELDDLRAISNSGKEYLDNMLARETERTGINSLKIAFNNVFGYYIEVRNTHKDKVPEEWIRKQTLVNAERYITEELKEYETKILGAEEKIAKLEQEIFSKLLQYVIGFVQKVQENAQIIAKIDCLLSFSVLAIDNNYVRPIMDESTDLEIKNGRHPVIEKQLPIDQTYIANDVVLNRNLQQIIMITGPNMSGKSAILRQTALIVLLAQMGSYVPAQNAKIGIVDKIFTRVGASDNISMGESTFMVEMNETASILNNVSNRSLILLDEIGRGTSTYDGISIAWAISEFLHEHPSKAKTLFATHYHELNEMTSTFERIKNFNVSVKELEDNIIFLRKLVSGGSNHSFGIHVAKLAGMPNMVIHRANKILAQLEKNNKNSEVKDVLKQSQHEEMQLSFFQLDDPLLENIRDEILSTNIDTLTPIEALMKLNEIKRMLTKK
- a CDS encoding RNA methyltransferase; translated protein: MRKLKNNELGRITVDEFKSVEKTPLIVVLDNIRSLNNIGSVFRTSDAFLVEKIYLCGISATPPNKDIHKTALGATESVTWEYAEDTLELVKKLKAENIKVLSIEQAENSTKLNTFFPIENEKYAIVMGNEVKGVQQEVVNASDFCIEIPQLGTKHSLNISVTTGVVIWDLFCKMKK
- the mgtE gene encoding magnesium transporter; translation: MTLEINDEFLDNLTELIAIKSDKKITALFSEVHFADIAEVLDELDFDEAIYIIKLLDSEKTSEILTELDEDTREKILENLSAQEIADEVGEMDTDDAADIIGELSEERQRRVINALEDDDLAADIKELLSYDDNTAGALMAKELVKVYETWTVAGCMRRIRGQAKEVTRVHSIYVVDKEEKLVGRLSLKDLITSKSDQKIADILKPTVDAVNVHEDDEEVAKIMAKYDLEAIPVVDDNNILVGRITIDDIVDVIRDEADKDYQMAAGFSQDVEANDTIWELTKARLPWLILALFGGFISVSVLGSFDGAMDKYPELFFFTPLIAAMAGNVGVQSSAIIVQGLANDSLKGSLFKRLLKEILQGLLNGFVLAALLMSAGMLFLGFPLDLGITVAASLISVIVIASIIGTFIPIILAKRGVDPALATGPFITTSNDILGILIYFSIAKLVLGF